The following are encoded together in the Onychostoma macrolepis isolate SWU-2019 chromosome 03, ASM1243209v1, whole genome shotgun sequence genome:
- the rps15a gene encoding small ribosomal subunit protein uS8 codes for MVRMNVLADALKSINNAEKRGKRQVLIRPCSKVIVRFLTVMMKHGYIGEFEIIDDHRAGKIVVNLTGRLNKCGVISPRFDVQLKDLEKWQNNLLPSRQFGFIVLTTSAGIMDHEEARRKHTGGKILGFFF; via the exons ATGGTGCGCATGAACGTTCTCGCGGATGCACTGAAAAGCATCAACAATGCTGAGAAACGAGGGAAGCGCCAGGTTCTCATCAGGCCCTGCTCTAAAGTCATAGTGCGCTTCCTTACTGTGATGATGAAGCACG GTTACATTGGTGAATTTGAGATCATTGATGATCACAGAGCCGGGAAAATTGTAGTCAATCTCACAGGGAGGCTGAACAAG TGTGGTGTCATCAGCCCACGGTTCGATGTGCAGTTGAAGGATCTGGAGAAGTGGCAGAACAACCTTCTCCCATCCAGACAGTTCGG ATTCATTGTTTTGACAACCTCAGCTGGCATCATGGACCACGAGGAGGCCAGACGAAAACACACAGGAGGAAAAATCCTTGGGTTCTTTTTCTAA